A genomic region of Gammaproteobacteria bacterium contains the following coding sequences:
- a CDS encoding NAD(P)H-hydrate dehydratase yields MDYQQTSTIMKPCYQKKDIKTVDSLTAKYLNISSYQLMQKAGAAIFNYLRNEKSICIVAGLGNNAGDGFAIAKLAIEHGIEVYLWGLTDWNNYQGDAKLAVQDFLNIGGVVNDKPPIASNFDCIVDAIFGTGLSRDVEGYFAEAVQWINSQKSKTLSVDISSGLDADCGCVCGIAVKADITVTVICYKPGLLTNNGKDYCGKLYLQDLDVPEQVFEEFPTQIYALDKSAFNHHQFKRLNNSHKGSFGNVVVVGGNDGMLGAAILSGHAALRSGCGLVEVVSNTQQNVLISLHCPELLTANSIETSKLVSSADVIAVGPGLGLNQESKDALNFCLHQNKPLVIDADAITLLAKTDICLNANAILTPHPKEAARLLGKSTKEIQNDRVQSARQISKKYNCYTVLKGSGTVVCSPTGEAFICPYGYSGMATAGMGDVLTGIIAGLVAQGFSLLDSANTAVVWHALAAEKSNKGNCLIAGDVIENLSGILND; encoded by the coding sequence ATGGATTATCAACAGACTAGCACCATAATGAAACCTTGCTATCAAAAAAAAGATATCAAAACGGTTGATTCTTTAACTGCAAAATATTTGAATATCAGCAGCTATCAACTCATGCAAAAAGCTGGTGCGGCTATTTTCAATTATCTGCGAAACGAAAAATCTATTTGTATTGTTGCCGGATTGGGAAATAATGCCGGAGATGGTTTTGCCATTGCTAAACTGGCTATTGAGCACGGTATTGAAGTTTATCTTTGGGGCTTGACTGACTGGAATAATTATCAGGGAGATGCCAAATTAGCAGTTCAGGATTTTTTAAATATTGGTGGGGTTGTCAATGACAAACCACCAATTGCATCGAACTTCGACTGTATTGTTGATGCTATTTTCGGCACCGGCTTGAGTAGGGATGTTGAGGGATATTTTGCCGAAGCAGTTCAATGGATAAACTCTCAGAAATCTAAAACACTATCTGTCGATATTTCATCCGGTTTGGATGCGGATTGTGGTTGTGTTTGTGGCATTGCTGTCAAAGCGGATATTACAGTTACTGTTATTTGTTACAAACCCGGATTGTTGACCAATAACGGAAAAGACTATTGTGGGAAACTTTATCTTCAGGATTTGGATGTTCCTGAACAGGTTTTTGAAGAATTCCCTACGCAAATATATGCCTTAGACAAATCGGCATTCAATCACCACCAATTCAAACGTTTGAACAACTCTCACAAAGGCTCTTTTGGAAATGTGGTTGTAGTTGGTGGAAACGACGGAATGCTTGGGGCTGCGATACTTTCTGGCCACGCTGCATTGAGAAGTGGTTGCGGCTTGGTAGAAGTTGTTTCGAATACCCAACAAAACGTATTGATTTCTTTACATTGTCCCGAATTACTTACGGCTAATAGTATTGAAACATCTAAACTAGTATCTTCTGCCGATGTTATTGCTGTTGGTCCCGGATTAGGGCTTAATCAGGAATCAAAGGATGCTTTAAATTTTTGTTTGCATCAAAACAAACCGCTGGTGATTGATGCCGATGCAATAACCTTGTTAGCAAAAACTGACATCTGTTTAAATGCTAACGCGATTCTCACACCACACCCTAAAGAAGCCGCTAGACTTTTAGGCAAATCCACCAAAGAAATTCAAAATGACCGTGTTCAATCGGCTCGCCAAATTAGCAAAAAGTACAATTGTTATACGGTTTTGAAAGGCTCTGGTACAGTTGTTTGTTCTCCAACAGGCGAAGCGTTTATTTGCCCTTATGGCTATAGTGGCATGGCAACGGCCGGCATGGGTGATGTTCTCACCGGAATCATCGCCGGTTTAGTTGCACAAGGCTTTAGTCTGTTAGATTCAGCCAATACAGCGGTTGTTTGGCATGCTTTAGCCGCCGAAAAA